Genomic DNA from Fimbriimonas ginsengisoli Gsoil 348:
GTTCCGGTCGAAGCATCGAAGCCGGGCAGGACGCCGACGTCGACGGCCGATCCGTTTCGCCAAATCGCGGCGTCGATAGTGGCAGAGCCGGCGACGTCAGCGGAATTATTGAGGGCTCCGGAGCGGGTCGCGGGGGCAAAGCCGATGAAATGAGTGACGTTTCCGTTATGAACCACGGTGTTCGACACGATGTAGTCGCCCTGGTCGTTGATCGCCGTCGCCGTCCCTTCGTCCGAACCTAGCTGGGTGACGGCTCCATTCTCGAATTTCACCGGAAAGGCGTTGCTTGAATCCGGGAAGGATGTTCCCACCGCGACTCCGGAAGCGTTGACTCCGTTGCCAACGGCCCAGATGTCGTTGCCACGGTGACCGAGATTGGTCATCGTGCCGTTCGACCAAAGGAAGGCGTGGAGGATGCCGTCGGCCGTCGTCGAGATGCCCGTCACCTTTCCGTTGGAGCTAATGCCGTTCGGAACGCTGCCGGCATCGCCCGGCAAAACGCCCAGATCGATCACGTCATAAATCGGCCCGCTCCCCACGAAGGCGGGAGCGACGACGGCATAGACGCTGAAGTGGGCGAGGGGCACAGAAACGGTATGCGGGCCGGTGTCCACGGTTGAACCGGCGACGAGTTGCCAAGCTCCAGAGGCGAGAGTATAGATCGCCAAGCTGCTCTCGGGTACTCCCGGGGGAAGCGACGCGGGATTGTACTGAATCGTGACCGACGCCGGGGTGGAGAACGCGAGACTGTTCGGCGTGAGGTCGAAAGCCGTTCCGCCTACGATCACTTTATTCGCCGGAGCCGCCGGCAGGCTTCCCGTGAACGGAGCAACCAATACCCTCGTATCTTCCGCGAGCGCGTGGGCCGGGATGACGACGACCGCCTTGTTATTGGCGGATGACACTACTCCCCCGAGCTCTTTCTTGACCAGGAGACCGCCGGCCGTCCCACCGCCGCTCGTGGACGTGGTTTTCGATCCTCCCCCGCCTCCTCCACACCCGCTGAGCAAGAGAGCCGTCAGGGCGAACAGAACGAAGAGAATCGAGAAAGGCCTCATTGGAAATCTCTGAAT
This window encodes:
- a CDS encoding HAF repeat-containing protein → MRPFSILFVLFALTALLLSGCGGGGGGSKTTSTSGGGTAGGLLVKKELGGVVSSANNKAVVVIPAHALAEDTRVLVAPFTGSLPAAPANKVIVGGTAFDLTPNSLAFSTPASVTIQYNPASLPPGVPESSLAIYTLASGAWQLVAGSTVDTGPHTVSVPLAHFSVYAVVAPAFVGSGPIYDVIDLGVLPGDAGSVPNGISSNGKVTGISTTADGILHAFLWSNGTMTNLGHRGNDIWAVGNGVNASGVAVGTSFPDSSNAFPVKFENGAVTQLGSDEGTATAINDQGDYIVSNTVVHNGNVTHFIGFAPATRSGALNNSADVAGSATIDAAIWRNGSAVDVGVLPGFDASTGTAISDNGKLVGTATTTSDTNPQGFIWESGVFTRIPNLTGDDITIPYGVNDSGQVVGTSSQGFVSVRGFLYQNGVSQDLNSLISRTTGWQVLHAYGINNQGQIIAYGVNGGVQRAILLNPKAHV